The proteins below are encoded in one region of Ostrinia nubilalis chromosome 3, ilOstNubi1.1, whole genome shotgun sequence:
- the LOC135087668 gene encoding facilitated trehalose transporter Tret1-like, with protein MTYATSIMTQVGVSVNPELQSLLVPLCLLCGSVAPILFVDRTGRKPLLIGAFSVSAVSLSCLASALLVQRSGVVVPSWVPVVTIAAAVFSYSAGVVPIPNIIINDMFQFQVRGKIIGLILMVYWGCTSLQVLVLV; from the exons ATGACGTATGCGACGAGTATCATGACGCAAGTTGGTGTCTCCGTCAATCCAGAACTGCAAAGTCTTTTAGTGCCGCTTTGTCTGTTATGTGGTTCAGTTGCACCGATACTTTTTGTGGACAGGACAGGAAGAAAG CCGCTGCTTATAGGGGCATTTTCAGTGAGCGCGGTGTCACTTAGCTGCCTGGCGTCGGCGCTGCTGGTGCAGCGGAGCGGTGTAGTGGTCCCGAGCTGGGTGCCCGTAGTGACGATCGCGGCTGCGGTCTTCAGCTACTCAGCGGGAGTGGTGCCGATACCCAATATCATTATTAACGACATGTTCCAATTTCAA gtgCGTGGAAAGATAATTGGCCTCATCCTCATGGTGTACTGGGGTTGCACATCCCTGCAAGTACTTGTACTTGTGTAA